Part of the Tolypothrix sp. PCC 7910 genome, CTAGGCGATCGCGTTTCCTTATATTCTAGAGGGCATGGCAGTGCCTGGTGTCAACTTAAGGTGAAATCCGCTTGGTTGCAAGGTTTTGCCCTCACCCCCAGCCCCTCTCCCTGTGGGAGAGGGCAGGGTGGTTTCATACAAACAGAGAAAAAACCTTTTGGAGTTGGTTGGATAAGGCACGTTGTGCTTGAGGGATAGTTCGGAAACCAAAAAATCTGGCGATCGTAATGAAAAAGGTGTGCAAAATTGCCCAATTGACAGGAGCATTGCCACCACGACGCAGTGGAAAATCTTCGGAAAATGTCACATCTTTGACCCAGTGTAGTCGATTTTCAATTCCCCAGTGTCCTTGAGTATCAGCAAGCAATTGTTGAGCTTCGAGATGTTGACTACAAATGTAAAACTGATATTCGTGAAATGGTTGGCGATCGCGTTCACCCTGACGCTCGACAACAACAAATGTTTTGAGTCCAGCCCATTGATTTTGAAGTGATTCGGGAACTGCAAATACTTGGCAAGTGCGTTTGACAATTCTGGAATGCCCCGAATCAATAGCTGTGGCACAACTGAGTGGAGGTGATTGAAGGAATTGAGTTTGAGCCATTTTGTAGAGTTTAGGCTGGTTTTCCTTCAATCCAATCAAATAATCATTATCTGTATTGATAATCAACGATACTGTTTTTTTTGACAGTGCAGAGCATCCAGGGTAAACATGACGCTAGAATCTGTAAACTCAGATATTAACTGTTGCACAACTGCGACTTCGCTGACTTGTTTATTAGCAAATGCTTGCATCTGGACAACAACACCACGTTGGTGACTAAATACTGACACAACCGAGATAAAGTTCTGATATGACTGACTATAATCTGTCAGTGTGCAACGAATGCTCTTAGCATCAACTGCTAATCTTTCCTCTGGTTTTGGTGAGGCGATCGCCAATGCCCAAGTATTAAATAAGTCTGTTAATGGCTGAAAATCGATGGTTTTTAGTACCCGTCGGAATGTCGAGTATGAAGGAAACTTAATATCATCTGTCAGTTCTAACATTTGAATCAAGCTTTGCCGATGTACCTTAGTAAAGTCCTCCAGTGGTCGATAACCCCAGTACCCCGTCATTGCTCCTAGTAATATTAACAACAAAACTAACCATAGCTCGTGTCTTCGTCCTCGGATATGCCGATAGTCTGGAACTTGTTGCAACTGCTCGAGCAGATTCATACTTCGCCTGTTGTAAATGTTTTATTTCCCCCTATGAATCATTATTATTTTTCTCTGTTTGTATGAAACCACCCTGCTTCTCCCTCAGGGAGAAGGGGAACTGAGCAATGGTAGACTCTGATGACAGATGTTTTTGAAATAGCTGAAAACTGCTGCTGTCTCTGCGTCTTTTATTACCCCATTTTCTGACATCGCTTTCCTGTCCACTTCTCCCAGCGCCCAATTCCCCGGCTGATTAACTCCGGTTGCTCGTCGCCAATAAAACAAATTCGCCCCATCCTTTCGCAAGCAATTAGAACTTCACCATTCCCCATAAAAGGCGCAATTACAAAATTATTGGGACTGGTATATAAATTAATTAAGTAATTGACGATTGCTTCTACACCTTCAAGATTAATTGCTGTTTGTGGCTGGGATAGAGATTGATGAGAGAAAATCCCTACATAGATATTTCCTAACAGTAATTCGTATTGAAAAGGCATTTGATTGTGCCTATAGAATTCGTAAATTTGCCCTTGCGATCGCAGTACTGCTACAACCCGCGCTTCCCCAGCCAAGTAATTATGGTTCCAAGTTGAGGAAACAGTTGCGATCGCCAATGCTGCATCCGAGGGTAGCAGGTTCATGAAATCCTGCTTGGAAGTGTCGCCACAATATACCAAATGTCGCCCCAGCATCAATTCCTCACCCACTGTCACATTAATAGCTGAGTTTGCTAATTTGCCGCTTGACTCTTCAGAGGGACGCTGGTTTTTCTTGATCAGTAACTTTGCTTCTTTCTCTGCCAAAGCACTGTTGTAGGCTAAAATCTGTAAATCTTTTTGCTGATTTCGCACCTCAGCTAGCAATTTTGCTTGTTTTTGTGCGACTTGGATATCTCCTTGCGTCTGGGCTAATTCCAGCGCCTGCTGTGCGGCTTCTGCTAAAGCGCGTTCCTGACTACCAGCTCTGGCTATTTTCAATAAAGCTGTGGGACTTTCTGCGATCGCAGTCCCTTTAATCATCTGTTTGACATCAGGGTGAATCCCTTTGGCTATCTGCTTTCCATGCTGAAACGTGCGCTCAGAGTAGCCAGCTTCCTTCGCTAACTCCACAGTTCGTTTTTGAGGTAGTGAAATCATTTCACCACCTTTGAGAGTATGTTGATTATCTCCCGCCTTCGCCCGCAATCCCATGCGTTCCAAAATGCGATCGCGCTCTAACCATAATTCTGAGCGTTCTAGGGGTTCTAGCTCATTGCGGATTAAATTCTCATCAATTTCCGCCAAACGCGCTTGATCTGGCCCTTGGTAAGTCACAATATTACACGCGATCGCATCTAACCCCAACAGCTTACAAGCCGTCAACCGATGCAATCCCGCAATCAAATTCAGCTTTTGATCCACCGTAATCGGATTCAACAGACCATTAGCCTTAATTGATTCCTTCAACTCATTCACCTTATCACCCTTAATCGGGCGACGATTGCAACCAACGAGAATCTGATTTATTGGCACAATAGGCATAACTACTGTTCTTCAGTGCAGCCAGTCAAAACACCAACCATAGCATTAAGATATCAATAGTCAAGGGGCATGGGGCATTGGGCATTGGTAATCGGTAATTGGTAATTGGTAATTGGAATATCTCCCAGTCCCCAGTCCCCAGTCCCCAGTCCCCAGTCCCCAGTCCCCAGTCCCCAATCCCCAATCCCCAATCCCCAATCCCCAATTTTCCCAGACTGTCTAATGGTACACAAATGAATTAACAGTAATTGATTGATAATATTAATGTGAGTTGATTAGCCATAATATTTGAGAGCTAAATGAGGAAAATTACTTAGTGTATATTAATCGTTTCCTCGTCATTTGTTCAGAATATTATGGAGATTCAATAACAAATAAGACAGGGAAAACTGATTGACAAGCTAAAGTGTTTTTGCAATACTTTAACAAAGCTTTATCCGAGTTTTCTAGTCATATCAATCAGCGCTACATTATTTGGGAGATTTTTTGTTGCTAGCGCTACTTAATTCTTAAGTTACGGGATTTGTTGACTGTAGAAGATAAAACTAAGGATGCTTAGTAGTAGCGTAACTAGCAATTCAGCTAAACCAAATTTAGTTTGCATATCTATAGCCAAGTTCTGAGTGCTGAATATAAAACAAGTTGATTTAAAGCTTTGAGTAATCAACACCATTCAGCAACAGATGCAAGAGTACAAAATTATATCGAGAGGTAGGGGCACGGCAGCATACGTGTCAACTGAATGTGAAACCACACTAAACCCATAGCCCGCCTCCGAATTAATTCGGAGTCTAATAGCAAAAGTAAGCTAAAGCTAACTAAAAATTATCATTTATTCCCAGTTTACTTTAGTAAACTTTGCCTATGGCCCTTGGAATTCATTCCAAGGCGAGTATGAAAGCCTAGCAAATAAGCTATCTGTGTCTTAAGTTTACACCTCTGGGCAGTGCCGTGACCTTACGGGTATACTCATTAATCCTTGTATCTTGCTGGGTTTTATAGGCATTATTGGCGTTGCTTTAATTCATATTTAGTGCTTCTAAACGGAGAATATCGGCTTGTAACGAATAATCTTTCTAAGCATAAAAGCGTAAAAAAATTACCTACAACTAATCAGACTTATCTCATGTTTGACAGTCGAATAAAGGATGAAGAATGAATCTTGAGTTGAGATACAAATTAGTATTTAAAAAGCTGATTTTATCTCATATAAGATAACTAGGTTACCAATTAATTTACTTCATATCATCCTGAACTTTTAGACTGAGTTTAAACAGCATAAAGTGGGATAAGTCGAATGTAATCAAGTGAGATAGACCTTTAAATTATTCCCCCGACACAGCAAAACTGGAATAAAAATATGACAGCAAACAAGGAAAATCCGTTATTCTCTAAACCTATTCATCGGTGGCAAATTGTTTTAGGAGTTTCTGTCATCTTAGCTACTGGGTTAGCATCTTTTTACGGTTTATCAACATTATTCTTTCGCTCTAATCTTTACACTCGCCCAACTAATACCCCTACAAAACCTGCACCTGCAAAAGTTGCAATTACGGCTTTAGGACGTTTACAGCCGGAAGGCGAAATTACTTATTTGTCTGCACCTAATTCTATTAACGGTGTACGAGTTGAAAAACTCTTGGTTAAGGAAGGAGACAAGGTACAGGCTGGACAAGTATTAGCTTACCTGGAAGACTACAATCGCGCGACAGCAGCTTTGCAACAAGCTTTAGACAAACTGCAAGTAGCTAAAGCCCAACTAGCGCAGGTAAAATCTGGTGCGAAAACTGGAGATATTGACGCGCAAAAAGCAACGATCGCCAGCTTACAATCGCAATTAAAAGGAGATGTAGCAACCCAAGAAGCCACAATTGCACGTCTCCAGGCGCAGGTAGAAAATGCCAAAACCGAAAACGATCGCTATCAGCAATTGTTTAAACAAGGTGCGATCGCAGCTTCCGTAGGCGATAGCAAAGCACTGCAACTCAAAACTACACAACAGCAGCTTGAAGAAGCCAAAGCTACCAAGAAACGTACTCAAGACACCCTGCAAAGCCAAATTAAACAAGCACAATCGCAACTTAGCAGTGTCAAAGAAGTACGTCCTGTAGATGTGGAAGTAGCACAAACCCAAGTTAGAAGTGCCACAACTGCAGTCAAACAAGCAAAAGCCGACCTCGATTTAACCTACATCAAATCGCCCATCGATGGCACAATTTTGAAAATTCATGCCAGAACCGGCGAAGTAATTGCTACTTCCGGCTTTGCTGAGATAGGTAACATATCTCAAATGTACGTGGTTGCAGAAGTCTACCAAACCGATATTCAAAAAGTGCGTAAAGGTCAAAAAGTGACCATTACTAGCCCAGCCATTGTAGGAAAATTGCAAGGAACCGTAGCAGATGTAGGTTGGCAGGTTGAGAAGCAAAGTATCTTCAGCCTCAACCCCAGTTCCGACACCGATCGCAAAATTATCGAGGTCAAAATCTGCATAGACGATCCAAAAGAAAGTGCCAAAGTATCACGCCTCACCAACTTACAAGTGGATGTAGCAATTCATATTTAGTCATTGGGCATGGGGCATAGGGCATGGGGCATTGGGCATCGTTATACCATTTTGGATTTTGGATTGAGAATTAGTCTATTTGTAAGAATTATGTCAATCCATCTGTCGCATTCTTTTTTCAACTTGGTATTAACTACGTAAAGAAAAAACCCCCAATTACCCATTACCAAACCCCAAACCCCAAATGACCAATGACCAATGACAAATGACCAATAACAAATGACAAATGACAAAAATTCATGAATTTTAAGATTCCTTTAGCATGGCTACAATTAGTCCAGCAAAAAGTTCGTTTTCTGGTAGCTGTAGCGGGGATTGCTTTTATTGTACTGCTGATGTTTATTCAGCTAGGTTTCCAAGATGCACTTTATTCTAGTGCTACTGCAGTACATCAAAGCTTGAAAGGAGATTTGTTTGTAGTTAGTTCTCAATACAAATCTTTGACCTCCAATCAAAGCTTTTCTCGGACTCGTTTATATCAAGCTTTGGGGTTTGATGGTGTTGAGTCTGTTAGCCCCATGTATGTGCAATTTGCCAAATTGAAAAACCCGGTAAATAGCGAGAAATATTCCATCTATGTGATTGGGTTTGATCCAGGCAGATCTGTTTTAAATATCCCAGAGGTAGAAGAGAATTTAGATAAACTCAAAATTACGGACATGATGCTGTTTGACAGAGATTCACGTTCCGAATTTGGGCCGATCGCAGAAAGATTTGATCAAGGTCAGACAGAACAGACTGTTGAAATCTTCCCCTTCAATTCCTTAGTTGGTTATCGCGTTAGAGTTGCAGGCTTATTCAGTTTGGGCCCTTCCTTTGGGGTAGATGGTAACTTAATTGTTAGCGATTCAACTTTTCTCAGAATCAATCCCAACACCCGCCCCGCGGAAATGATTGACGTGGGTGTGATTACCTTAAAACCTGGTACAGATGCTAATAAGGTGCTGAAAGATTTACAAGCATCCTTACCTAATGATGTGCAAGTTTTTACATACCAAGGTTTCATTGATTTCGAGAAACAATATTGGGCTGTGAGAACACCAATTGGTTTTATTCTCAGCTTGATGCTAACAATGGCTTCTGTTGTCGGTGTAGTAATTGTTTACCAAATTCTCTACAGCAACATTGCTACACAGTTTGTTGCTTATGCAACATTAAAAGCTATGGGTTATGCCAATAGATATTTATTAAATGTTGTCTTTCAACAAGCTTTGATATTGGCAGTTTTAAGTTATATACCCGGATTTATCTTCTCCGTGCTGCTATATGATTTTGCCATGAAAGCCACAAAGCTGCCTATTGTGATGACATTTAATAATGCGGCATTAGTCTTTGTGTCAGCCACATTAATGTGTTTAACTTCAGGGTCTTTAGCTATCAACAAATTACGTTCTGCAGACCCGGCTGATATTTTCTAATTTTGACTCTTGTCGGTGTCTTTGTTCCTCTGTGCTAGATAAATTATTTTCTCAATACATAGACACTTAGCTAAAACAGATATTCATAGCCTAATCACTTTGTTAAGTAGTTGACAGTCAACAGTTAACAGTTAACAGTCAACACAATTATCCCTTCATCAATCATCTCTGCTTTATGAACTTTGAAAATAAAACTATTCTGATTACCGGAATTGACGAATTCATTGGCTATCGTGCGGCTGAGTTAGCCATAGCCAAGGGAATGAAAGTCAAAGGAATACAAAGTTCTGGTACTCAGGATACAAAAGCAAAAAATTTAGGCGTTGAGGTGATTGTTGGTAAAATTAACGATGCCAAAACTGCTCAAAAAGCTTGTGAGGGAGTAGACATCGTTTTACATACCGCTCAACTTGCTCAAGAAGCTGGCCCTCTCAAAGATTTTCGTGAGGTAAATGTTGACGGAACCATCACAATAGCGAAAGCAGCTAAAAGTGCTGGTGTGAAAACATTTGTGCATCTTTCTAGTGTATTGGTGTATGGGTTTAATTATAGCGATCGCGTCACTGAATCTGAGCCGCTAGCTGAAGAAAGCAACCCCTACTGTCAAACTAAAATTGAAGCAGAAGTTGTATTATTACCACTCAATAACCCGCCAGATTTTGGTGTAATTGTAATTCGTGCCGGCGATGTTTACGGGCCAGGATGTATCCCCTGGGTAGCACGTCCAGTTCATTTTATGCGCCAAAAATTATTCGCCTATGCTAATGATGAACATGGCGTGATCAATCATGTATATGTTGATAATTTGATTGATGCTATCTTCCTAGCTATTGAAAAAGAAAGCTACGGCGAAATCTTCAATATCACCGACGGGGAAAACACTTCTTGGAAAGAGTATTTTACCCGTTTAGCTGCAATATCTGGTTCACCAGAACCTATGTCTATCGGTAAAGATGAAATCAAATTATTTTTGAAATTGCGCGTTCAAGGACAAAAGTTATTTCGTAAAAAAGCCGATATTCTTCCAGAGTCTATAGATTTTATGACTCGTCCCTACGCTTGTTCAATTGAGAAAGCCCAAAACCTCTTAAATTATGCACCAAAAATTAATTTGGAAGAAGGCTTACAAATTACCAAAGAATGGCTAGAAAAAACAGACCTACAAAACCTAATGAAATAGTTTAATAGTGCTGAGTCCTTAACCTTCAGGACTCAGCATTCAGCACTTAGCACTACCAAACATTATGACCAATTCTCTGCGGCGCTTAAGCATTGGACTCCCTGTATATAACGGCGAGAAATTTATCCGTGAGTCCATAGATTGTATTCTGAATCAAACATTCCAAGATTTTGAATTAATTATTTCTGATAACGCCTCTACAGATAATACCGAAGAAATTTGTAGAGAGTATGCTGCTAAAGATAACCGTATTCGCTATTACCGTAACGCCACAAATATCGGTTGCGCTCGAAACTTTAATCGCGCTTTTGAATTGTCTACAGGCGAATATTTTAAATGGGTAGCCTATGACGATTTACACGCACCAAATTTTCTCCAAAGATGTATAGAAATTCTTGACCAAGACCCAACAGTAGTTTTGTGTCATTCCCATACATATTACATTGATGAACAGGGAAAATTTATCCAAACCTACGATATTAAATTTAAAACTGACTCATCAAAACCACAAGAACGTTTTCAAGAGTTGCTGACAAAGCATTACTGTTATCAAATATATGGTGTAATTCGCGCCGATGCTATCAGAAAATCTCCATATATTATTGGATGTGCAGCAGCCGACGCAATTTTTTTATTAAGGATTGCCTTACTTGGTCGGTTTTATGAAATTCCTGAATATCTCTTTTTTGCTCGTAGCCATCCCCAACAATCAATGAGTATGTTTTTACCAAACTACTTATTGGCTAACAGCAATAATCAAAAAGAATTACTCAGCGTATTACCAGATTTTTATGGTTATGCTGTGTGGTTTGATACAGCAAATGCCGGAAAAATTATCTTCCCACATTGGAGAATTTTAGGGGAAGTTTTGCTGTCAATTTGGAAGTCACCGCTGAATAGGCAGGAAAAATTATCTTGCTTGCTCGGGATGCCAAAACGTTTACAGGGAACTGAATATTTATTGCTTAAAGACTTACAGATAGCTGCTCAAACTCTGTGGAAAAACCGCCAAAACTTTTATCAACGTTTGTCAGTTTTGAGCGGCGGCTGATTACTTCCCAATCATACCATTTGAGGAGACTCATACATGATGTTAAAACTATCTAAAATTACAGCCTTAGCGATCGCAACTTTCGCCAGCCTCACCTCCATTCAGCTTGTGAATGCTGCACCAGCGCAAACCCTGACTGTGGTGGTTAATGGTATCAAACACCAAAAGGGACAAATTTGTATCGGCGTTTACTCTCAAGACAAAGAGAAGGGATTTCCTTCCAATACGTCCAATGTATCGCAAGGTGTTTGTAAAAAAATTACAGGTAGCACCTTAAAACACCAATTCTCCGGCTTAAAGCCTGGAAATTACGCTGTCGCCATCGTTGACGATCAAAATGGCGATCGCAAAGTCAATAAAGACTTTTTCGGTATTCCCACTGAAGGATTTGGTATTTCCAACAACCCCACAGTCTCCATTCAAACTGGAACACCCAAATTCCGCGATGCTAGTTTTGCGGTCAACAAAAACACCACTGTCAACATCACAGTGAAATATTCCCTCGATCCCTAATACAAAAAGGTTGGCGTAGGGTGTGTTGTCGCCAAGCGCCGCACCATGCGATCGCAATTCTAGGGTAGGGTGTGTTGTCGCGCAGCGCAACGCACCACCTGAGGACAATTCACGGTGCGTTAGCCTCCGGCGTAACGCACCCTACAAAATTTGTAATTACGAATTGATATGGCTCATCACCGCTTCTTGAGGAGGCTCTACAATTAATGCCAGATTTGGTCAAATTTCTGTGTAACTCGTTGTTGGGTTGGCTGGCGATTCAGGTATGTTTAACCCTGGTGTTTTTGGTATCTCTGAATCCAAGCCAGAAGAACTTGTTACCAGATGACCAGTTACCCAAAACAGCGGTGATTCTCTGTCTACGTGGAGCAGATCCATATCTCAGACAATGTTTGTGTGCTTTACTCAAACAGAACTACCCCAATTATGATTTAAAGGTTGTTGTCGATCATCAAGAAGACCCAGCTTGGAACATTGCTGTTGACACCATCCAAGAACTAGGCGCAGTTAATGTTGAAATTAGCGCATTGCGAGCAATAAACAACAATTGCAGTCTCAAATGTAGTTCCGTAGTCCAAGCAGTCTCGGAATTAGATGATTCCTATAAAGTAGTCGCTTTAGTGGATAGCCATACTGTCGTTCATCCTAATTGGCTGCGTGAATTAGTTAACCCCCTATCTCATCCCAAGATAGGAGCAACCACAGGTAATCGTTGGTATGTACCCACAGGTAAACACTGGTGGTCTTTAGTACCTTATATAGCTAACATATCATTAGTTATACAGATGTATCTGTTTGGTATACCTTGGGGTGGGACTTTAGCGATTAAAACCGAAGTCATTCAACAAACAGGACTACTCGATAAATGGAGTCGTGCTGTATGCGAAGACATTATGATTCGTAGCGTCTTGGGAAAACATAGGCTGCGGGTAAAATTTGTACCTTCTTTATTGATGCTCAATCGGGAAGAATGCGATTTACCCACCTTAAGAAACCAGATTGAGCGTCAACTCACTTTTTCTCGGCTTTATCATCCCCAACCCTCAGCGATTTTTGGTGATACGTTTTCCAGCATCTTGCAACCGACTTTAGTCTTGATGTGTTTGCTATGGGCATTGTTCACTTCACAATGGGATGA contains:
- a CDS encoding ParB N-terminal domain-containing protein; the protein is MPIVPINQILVGCNRRPIKGDKVNELKESIKANGLLNPITVDQKLNLIAGLHRLTACKLLGLDAIACNIVTYQGPDQARLAEIDENLIRNELEPLERSELWLERDRILERMGLRAKAGDNQHTLKGGEMISLPQKRTVELAKEAGYSERTFQHGKQIAKGIHPDVKQMIKGTAIAESPTALLKIARAGSQERALAEAAQQALELAQTQGDIQVAQKQAKLLAEVRNQQKDLQILAYNSALAEKEAKLLIKKNQRPSEESSGKLANSAINVTVGEELMLGRHLVYCGDTSKQDFMNLLPSDAALAIATVSSTWNHNYLAGEARVVAVLRSQGQIYEFYRHNQMPFQYELLLGNIYVGIFSHQSLSQPQTAINLEGVEAIVNYLINLYTSPNNFVIAPFMGNGEVLIACERMGRICFIGDEQPELISRGIGRWEKWTGKRCQKMG
- a CDS encoding ABC exporter membrane fusion protein, with product MTANKENPLFSKPIHRWQIVLGVSVILATGLASFYGLSTLFFRSNLYTRPTNTPTKPAPAKVAITALGRLQPEGEITYLSAPNSINGVRVEKLLVKEGDKVQAGQVLAYLEDYNRATAALQQALDKLQVAKAQLAQVKSGAKTGDIDAQKATIASLQSQLKGDVATQEATIARLQAQVENAKTENDRYQQLFKQGAIAASVGDSKALQLKTTQQQLEEAKATKKRTQDTLQSQIKQAQSQLSSVKEVRPVDVEVAQTQVRSATTAVKQAKADLDLTYIKSPIDGTILKIHARTGEVIATSGFAEIGNISQMYVVAEVYQTDIQKVRKGQKVTITSPAIVGKLQGTVADVGWQVEKQSIFSLNPSSDTDRKIIEVKICIDDPKESAKVSRLTNLQVDVAIHI
- the devC gene encoding ABC transporter permease DevC — encoded protein: MNFKIPLAWLQLVQQKVRFLVAVAGIAFIVLLMFIQLGFQDALYSSATAVHQSLKGDLFVVSSQYKSLTSNQSFSRTRLYQALGFDGVESVSPMYVQFAKLKNPVNSEKYSIYVIGFDPGRSVLNIPEVEENLDKLKITDMMLFDRDSRSEFGPIAERFDQGQTEQTVEIFPFNSLVGYRVRVAGLFSLGPSFGVDGNLIVSDSTFLRINPNTRPAEMIDVGVITLKPGTDANKVLKDLQASLPNDVQVFTYQGFIDFEKQYWAVRTPIGFILSLMLTMASVVGVVIVYQILYSNIATQFVAYATLKAMGYANRYLLNVVFQQALILAVLSYIPGFIFSVLLYDFAMKATKLPIVMTFNNAALVFVSATLMCLTSGSLAINKLRSADPADIF
- a CDS encoding NAD(P)-dependent oxidoreductase, with amino-acid sequence MNFENKTILITGIDEFIGYRAAELAIAKGMKVKGIQSSGTQDTKAKNLGVEVIVGKINDAKTAQKACEGVDIVLHTAQLAQEAGPLKDFREVNVDGTITIAKAAKSAGVKTFVHLSSVLVYGFNYSDRVTESEPLAEESNPYCQTKIEAEVVLLPLNNPPDFGVIVIRAGDVYGPGCIPWVARPVHFMRQKLFAYANDEHGVINHVYVDNLIDAIFLAIEKESYGEIFNITDGENTSWKEYFTRLAAISGSPEPMSIGKDEIKLFLKLRVQGQKLFRKKADILPESIDFMTRPYACSIEKAQNLLNYAPKINLEEGLQITKEWLEKTDLQNLMK
- a CDS encoding glycosyltransferase, which gives rise to MTNSLRRLSIGLPVYNGEKFIRESIDCILNQTFQDFELIISDNASTDNTEEICREYAAKDNRIRYYRNATNIGCARNFNRAFELSTGEYFKWVAYDDLHAPNFLQRCIEILDQDPTVVLCHSHTYYIDEQGKFIQTYDIKFKTDSSKPQERFQELLTKHYCYQIYGVIRADAIRKSPYIIGCAAADAIFLLRIALLGRFYEIPEYLFFARSHPQQSMSMFLPNYLLANSNNQKELLSVLPDFYGYAVWFDTANAGKIIFPHWRILGEVLLSIWKSPLNRQEKLSCLLGMPKRLQGTEYLLLKDLQIAAQTLWKNRQNFYQRLSVLSGG
- a CDS encoding DUF2141 domain-containing protein, with translation MLKLSKITALAIATFASLTSIQLVNAAPAQTLTVVVNGIKHQKGQICIGVYSQDKEKGFPSNTSNVSQGVCKKITGSTLKHQFSGLKPGNYAVAIVDDQNGDRKVNKDFFGIPTEGFGISNNPTVSIQTGTPKFRDASFAVNKNTTVNITVKYSLDP
- a CDS encoding glycosyltransferase family 2 protein — protein: MPDLVKFLCNSLLGWLAIQVCLTLVFLVSLNPSQKNLLPDDQLPKTAVILCLRGADPYLRQCLCALLKQNYPNYDLKVVVDHQEDPAWNIAVDTIQELGAVNVEISALRAINNNCSLKCSSVVQAVSELDDSYKVVALVDSHTVVHPNWLRELVNPLSHPKIGATTGNRWYVPTGKHWWSLVPYIANISLVIQMYLFGIPWGGTLAIKTEVIQQTGLLDKWSRAVCEDIMIRSVLGKHRLRVKFVPSLLMLNREECDLPTLRNQIERQLTFSRLYHPQPSAIFGDTFSSILQPTLVLMCLLWALFTSQWDDFVFLLACYTSYTVGLLWLMLILEHGVQQIIRDRHQKPTPISFPTIIKLLIGIPLTQWLYGLGMLSSLRMSTMNWRGITYRISGPWNIRVVEYRKYR